In the genome of Bremerella sp. JC817, one region contains:
- a CDS encoding response regulator, with translation MNFRHLRTHFLVAGFLLLAAIGSAGAWSIVTIEQMGARMGDTLNTHQQTIDIAVEMITLLEEEDEAILMALNGQTEEAHAKLKADREAFDQACVDLEPLLESEQDHHNFKLARVHVEQFRQVSDALLGEEFSHEAFDDYVNVVHPALTLTKEDCRYFREVNVNFMQQEGIIARRDARHSGLVVAGVTLVALTLSALVLIQLTYRVTRPINELDRAVEALRQDKLDYRVPVSSSDELGRLAEGFNRMADRISDFRWEMEQQFRQMAENIREIFWIMDPDKTKLIYVSPGYEQVWGRSCESFYENPQEQIEFVHPEDRDIVLRSKAQLKEGHFPATEFRIIRPDGSVRWIRRRSFPLTDHMGVVNRIAGLSEDITNRKSSENQLRDSEERFRGTFENAAVGMAHSSPEARFLRVNEKFCDMIGYSREELLHLSLFEITHQREKGASLEKFRALIDGMLDSYSEEKRLVCKDGSTAWVHVFISAQRDAHGKPLHAILVIEDISERKRLEEEIRQAKEVAEHANLAKDEFLANVSHEIRTPMNAILGMTELVLDTELRGEQRQCLKTVKSAGDNLLGIINDLLDFSKIEAGKLELEQAPFSLRTMVGDTLRALAARAHQKGIELICEIEPETPEKLIGDPVRLRQVLLNLIGNAIKFTPTGEVIVSICQVKEAEGDKPCTLKFVVNDTGIGIPKSMQSRIFEAFQQEDTSTTRKYGGTGLGLSIAASLVELMGGTIAVESEPGQGSKFSFTADFGLQTNKDEAESGSPDADLAGLRVLVVDDNATNRRILESTLRRWKMEADCVEDAGSASDALWEAVNSEHPYELVLLDARMPETDGLSLASRIREWTPMAATRIVMLTSGDRPGDLARSRELGIDARLLKPVQQEELLETIVKAVSRKGTCDLASADQRSRPGKTINPMQTRRNILVAEDNEFNSAMIERLLTTHGHNVRMASTGREALDMAIRGGFDVMLLDVHMPELDGLQVVKMLREHEEPRGEHLPVIALTARSRAEDRRKCLEAGMDEYISKPIDSKHLLKTIQGLVPEKDDAAPPPETMSNLITASILLGACGEDEDLFQQMRETLKQRLPERLERLAIAAEASDTGAIREEAHKLAGMLSAFSHMVGEMASELEDDAEAGRLEQALQGTEDLLGAAQLLLAQIDNANFDDLKRAAD, from the coding sequence ATGAATTTTCGCCATCTTCGCACTCATTTTCTGGTGGCCGGGTTTCTTCTATTGGCCGCCATTGGCAGCGCCGGGGCCTGGAGCATTGTCACCATCGAACAGATGGGAGCACGTATGGGCGATACGCTTAATACGCACCAGCAAACGATCGACATCGCTGTCGAGATGATCACCCTTCTCGAAGAAGAAGACGAAGCGATCTTGATGGCGTTAAATGGCCAAACCGAAGAGGCCCATGCCAAGCTGAAGGCCGATCGAGAGGCTTTCGATCAGGCCTGCGTCGATTTAGAACCACTTCTTGAGTCGGAACAGGATCATCACAACTTCAAATTGGCTCGTGTTCATGTCGAGCAGTTTCGTCAGGTGAGTGACGCGTTGTTGGGGGAAGAATTCAGCCACGAAGCGTTCGACGATTACGTCAACGTTGTCCATCCTGCGTTAACGTTGACGAAAGAAGACTGTCGTTATTTTCGGGAGGTCAACGTGAACTTCATGCAGCAGGAAGGGATCATTGCCAGGCGAGATGCCCGGCACAGCGGTCTGGTCGTCGCTGGCGTGACACTGGTGGCGTTAACGCTCTCGGCGCTGGTACTCATCCAGCTGACCTACCGCGTGACCCGGCCAATCAACGAGCTCGATCGTGCCGTCGAAGCGCTTCGGCAAGATAAACTCGATTACCGAGTACCTGTGTCCTCGTCTGATGAACTAGGCCGCCTGGCTGAAGGTTTCAATCGCATGGCGGATCGGATCTCCGACTTCCGCTGGGAGATGGAACAACAATTCCGCCAGATGGCAGAGAACATTCGCGAGATCTTCTGGATCATGGATCCGGATAAAACCAAGCTGATCTACGTGAGCCCTGGCTACGAACAAGTGTGGGGACGCTCGTGCGAGAGCTTCTATGAGAATCCGCAGGAACAAATTGAATTTGTCCATCCAGAAGATCGCGACATTGTTTTGCGCAGCAAGGCCCAGCTCAAGGAAGGCCACTTCCCAGCGACCGAGTTTCGCATTATCCGTCCCGATGGCAGCGTTCGATGGATTCGTCGGCGGTCGTTTCCTTTGACAGATCATATGGGGGTGGTGAATCGCATCGCGGGACTGTCGGAAGATATCACAAACCGGAAATCGTCCGAGAATCAATTGCGTGATAGCGAAGAACGATTCCGCGGCACGTTCGAGAATGCTGCCGTTGGTATGGCGCATAGTAGTCCAGAGGCTCGCTTTCTCCGGGTGAATGAGAAGTTCTGCGACATGATTGGTTATAGTCGCGAAGAATTGCTCCATCTCTCATTGTTTGAGATCACGCATCAACGCGAGAAGGGGGCCTCGCTCGAGAAGTTTCGCGCGCTGATCGATGGCATGCTCGACAGCTATTCGGAAGAAAAACGTTTAGTCTGCAAAGATGGCTCGACGGCTTGGGTGCATGTATTTATTTCGGCGCAACGCGATGCCCATGGCAAGCCATTGCACGCGATTTTGGTGATTGAAGACATTTCCGAGCGTAAGCGTCTGGAAGAAGAAATCCGCCAGGCGAAAGAGGTCGCGGAACATGCGAATCTCGCCAAGGATGAGTTCCTGGCGAACGTCAGTCACGAGATCCGCACTCCGATGAACGCGATTCTGGGAATGACCGAACTGGTGCTCGATACGGAGCTGCGTGGCGAGCAGCGGCAATGCTTGAAGACGGTCAAGTCGGCCGGGGATAACCTGTTGGGGATTATCAACGACCTGCTCGATTTCTCGAAGATTGAAGCAGGCAAGCTGGAACTGGAACAAGCACCGTTTTCACTCCGTACAATGGTGGGCGATACGCTTCGGGCCTTGGCGGCACGTGCCCACCAGAAGGGGATCGAGCTGATCTGCGAAATCGAGCCAGAGACGCCAGAGAAGCTGATCGGAGATCCAGTTCGACTGCGTCAGGTTCTTTTGAACCTGATTGGTAACGCCATCAAGTTTACGCCAACCGGAGAAGTGATTGTATCGATCTGCCAAGTGAAGGAAGCAGAAGGCGACAAGCCTTGCACCCTTAAGTTTGTGGTGAACGATACTGGGATCGGTATTCCCAAGTCGATGCAATCGCGGATCTTTGAAGCGTTCCAGCAGGAAGACACCTCGACGACACGCAAGTATGGCGGAACCGGACTAGGGCTTTCGATCGCAGCAAGTCTGGTTGAATTGATGGGGGGTACCATTGCTGTGGAAAGTGAACCAGGCCAGGGGAGCAAGTTCTCCTTTACCGCTGACTTTGGTTTGCAAACAAATAAGGACGAAGCCGAATCAGGAAGTCCCGACGCGGACCTCGCGGGTCTGAGAGTTTTGGTGGTGGACGATAACGCGACCAACAGACGGATTCTGGAATCGACACTGCGTCGGTGGAAGATGGAGGCGGACTGTGTCGAGGACGCGGGCAGCGCCAGTGATGCGCTGTGGGAAGCGGTTAACAGCGAGCATCCATACGAACTGGTGTTGCTCGACGCGCGAATGCCGGAGACGGATGGTCTCTCGCTTGCTTCGCGAATTCGAGAATGGACGCCGATGGCGGCGACAAGGATTGTGATGCTGACTTCTGGTGATCGACCTGGCGATCTGGCAAGGTCGCGGGAACTTGGGATCGATGCCCGTCTGTTAAAGCCTGTGCAGCAGGAAGAACTGCTTGAAACAATCGTCAAAGCCGTCAGCCGCAAGGGAACCTGCGATCTTGCTTCCGCCGATCAACGATCGAGGCCAGGTAAGACGATTAACCCCATGCAAACGAGACGAAATATTCTGGTGGCGGAAGATAATGAGTTCAATTCCGCGATGATTGAACGCCTTCTAACAACGCACGGACATAACGTGCGGATGGCGTCGACGGGCCGCGAGGCGCTTGATATGGCGATTCGTGGTGGATTTGATGTCATGCTTCTGGATGTGCACATGCCGGAACTGGACGGCCTGCAGGTTGTCAAAATGCTCCGCGAACATGAAGAGCCACGTGGTGAACATTTACCAGTGATCGCGCTGACCGCGCGTTCCCGGGCCGAGGACCGTCGGAAGTGTCTGGAGGCAGGGATGGACGAATACATCTCGAAGCCGATTGACTCGAAGCATCTACTGAAAACGATTCAAGGCCTGGTCCCCGAAAAAGACGATGCCGCCCCACCGCCTGAAACGATGTCGAACCTGATCACCGCTTCGATTTTGTTGGGGGCCTGTGGCGAAGATGAAGATCTATTCCAACAGATGCGAGAGACGTTGAAGCAGCGTCTTCCGGAACGATTGGAACGACTCGCGATTGCTGCGGAAGCGAGCGATACCGGTGCCATTCGGGAAGAAGCTCACAAGCTGGCAGGCATGTTGTCCGCGTTCAGCCACATGGTCGGTGAAATGGCTTCCGAGCTAGAAGATGATGCCGAAGCGGGGCGACTCGAACAAGCACTCCAGGGGACCGAAGACTTGCTAGGTGCTGCCCAGTTATTGTTAGCCCAGATCGATAACGCCAATTTCGATGATCTCAAACGCGCGGCGGACTAA
- a CDS encoding response regulator has protein sequence MFAANRTILHVDDSALIREMVADHFTQLGYNVISIADPSEVMTALLVNNCQVVISDIQMEPVDGLTLLQQIKKDDGGVSVIMLSGLIGTNTILRSMRWGAEACIFKPLNDFTRLERAVEAVFKKHEEWWMSLQEAHVKNRSTAPGNDMSASATNQVLMPNAAVDA, from the coding sequence ATGTTCGCCGCCAATCGCACGATCCTGCATGTGGACGACTCGGCTTTGATTCGCGAGATGGTCGCCGATCACTTCACGCAGTTGGGCTACAACGTGATTTCGATTGCTGATCCGTCGGAAGTGATGACGGCCCTGTTGGTCAACAATTGCCAGGTGGTGATCTCTGATATTCAAATGGAACCTGTCGATGGCCTGACACTGCTGCAGCAGATCAAGAAAGATGATGGCGGCGTTTCGGTGATCATGCTCTCGGGGCTGATTGGTACTAACACCATTCTGCGATCGATGCGATGGGGTGCCGAGGCATGCATCTTTAAGCCATTGAACGATTTCACTCGTTTAGAACGTGCCGTCGAAGCGGTCTTCAAGAAGCACGAAGAGTGGTGGATGTCGTTGCAGGAAGCTCACGTGAAGAATCGTTCCACCGCGCCAGGTAACGATATGTCGGCCTCCGCCACCAATCAAGTGCTGATGCCCAACGCGGCGGTCGACGCCTGA
- a CDS encoding metallophosphoesterase, producing MLRFGLLTDIHYAEKDAAGDRFYQESLGKVNEAVDYFNQQNLPLAIELGDLIDSADSLEKEVGHLRKIEDAYARFQGERHYVLGNHCVHTLKKEEFLQHTGMKAPHQSFDVGQFHFVILDACYTSDGKSYGRGKFVWTDTNIPDSQQKWLAEDLAKTNKPTLVFVHQRLDLDAPNHYAIGQSAAIRKILVDSKKVQAVFSGHSHANFHTSLQGIHYTVIRAVVTGSGQSNNGYALVNLFEDGSLKIEGKREQAAYSLT from the coding sequence ATGCTGCGGTTCGGACTGCTCACCGATATTCACTATGCCGAAAAAGACGCCGCCGGAGATCGCTTCTACCAAGAGTCGCTTGGCAAAGTGAACGAAGCGGTCGACTACTTTAACCAGCAGAACCTGCCGCTGGCGATCGAGTTGGGCGATCTAATTGACTCCGCCGACTCGCTGGAGAAGGAAGTCGGGCACCTTCGGAAGATCGAGGACGCTTATGCTCGATTCCAGGGAGAGCGTCACTACGTACTCGGCAACCACTGCGTACACACGCTGAAGAAGGAAGAATTTCTACAGCATACCGGCATGAAAGCTCCTCATCAGTCGTTTGATGTGGGGCAGTTTCACTTTGTAATTCTCGATGCCTGTTATACGAGCGACGGGAAATCGTACGGCCGAGGGAAATTCGTCTGGACCGATACTAATATCCCAGATTCGCAGCAGAAGTGGCTGGCTGAAGATCTCGCGAAGACCAACAAGCCAACCCTTGTGTTCGTTCATCAACGACTCGATCTCGATGCCCCCAACCACTACGCGATTGGGCAATCGGCCGCTATTCGCAAGATTCTCGTAGATAGCAAGAAGGTCCAGGCCGTCTTCAGCGGGCACAGCCACGCCAACTTCCATACGTCTCTACAAGGAATCCATTACACCGTGATCCGCGCTGTCGTCACCGGTAGCGGTCAGTCCAACAATGGCTATGCCCTGGTGAACCTATTTGAAGATGGATCGTTGAAGATCGAAGGGAAACGCGAACAAGCGGCATATTCTCTCACCTAA
- a CDS encoding metalloregulator ArsR/SmtB family transcription factor: protein MSKNPPKPPGSVEDFAEAAECLRTLAHPVRLRIVQLLLRGRYTVGEMAQHCDVPDNVASEHLRLLQRCGFLKSEREGRFVYYQVAEPHLQQLMACIEGRFLPCGAKYRLE from the coding sequence ATGAGCAAGAATCCACCCAAACCACCTGGAAGTGTCGAGGACTTCGCCGAAGCGGCCGAATGCCTCCGTACGCTGGCCCATCCCGTGCGATTGCGGATCGTGCAGTTGCTGCTCCGGGGAAGGTATACCGTGGGGGAAATGGCTCAGCACTGCGATGTCCCGGACAACGTGGCGTCGGAGCATTTGCGTCTGCTGCAGCGGTGTGGCTTCCTCAAGAGTGAACGCGAAGGTCGATTCGTCTACTACCAGGTCGCCGAACCACACCTTCAGCAACTAATGGCCTGCATCGAAGGGCGATTCCTTCCGTGCGGGGCAAAGTATCGACTGGAATAA